A genomic window from Pirellulaceae bacterium includes:
- a CDS encoding DUF3341 domain-containing protein codes for MNHIREDSKIQPQGLLARFRNQTELLAAARELRRNGLVRMEAFSPFPVHGIDQALGIPRSRLPYLVLWVGMTAGVVALGFQYWTNAVDYPFVVSGKPLFSLPANIPVAFEVIILAAAFAAFFGMLALNGLPQLANPLFRSKSFLQVTDDGFFLFVDSSDELYDRKRTTAVLRGVSASRVEELEGVAESSRTPSGIVLVGIVAVSLALLPPAVIASVRSTTSEKPRLHTFFDMDFQPKFKSQAATTLFTDGRASRPRVEGTVSRRPSPLSAEFELGTTEAGIPSNVLSTTDDAGSGPGPHSNWVARIPMKITPELMDRGRERFNIHCAVCHGRAGFGNGLASQRALELEQGTWVPPTSIHADYIREMPDGQIYNTITNGVRKMPAYGHQIPPSDRWAIVLYLRALQRSQRASLQDVPESFRATLREMK; via the coding sequence ATGAATCACATACGCGAGGACAGCAAGATTCAGCCGCAGGGTCTGTTAGCCAGATTTCGAAATCAAACGGAGCTGTTGGCGGCTGCCAGAGAACTACGCCGGAACGGTTTGGTTCGGATGGAGGCTTTTTCCCCATTCCCGGTTCATGGGATTGATCAGGCGTTGGGGATTCCGCGATCGCGACTGCCCTATTTAGTGTTGTGGGTAGGCATGACTGCCGGCGTGGTGGCGTTGGGTTTTCAATACTGGACCAATGCGGTGGACTATCCGTTTGTGGTCAGTGGCAAGCCCTTGTTTAGTCTTCCCGCCAACATTCCAGTTGCATTCGAGGTGATTATTCTTGCAGCAGCCTTCGCGGCATTCTTTGGCATGTTGGCTCTCAATGGATTACCGCAGCTTGCAAATCCCCTGTTTCGGAGTAAGTCATTTCTTCAGGTAACGGATGACGGTTTCTTTCTGTTTGTTGACTCCTCGGACGAATTGTACGACCGAAAAAGGACGACCGCTGTGTTGAGGGGCGTCAGTGCTTCGCGTGTTGAGGAGCTTGAAGGGGTCGCGGAGTCCTCGCGTACGCCGAGCGGAATTGTCCTGGTGGGAATCGTTGCAGTGTCCCTCGCATTGTTACCGCCTGCTGTGATCGCGAGTGTTCGTTCGACCACCTCGGAGAAACCGCGGCTCCACACCTTTTTCGATATGGATTTTCAACCGAAATTCAAGTCTCAAGCAGCGACAACGCTTTTCACAGATGGTCGTGCTAGTCGGCCACGGGTAGAGGGCACTGTTTCAAGGCGGCCATCTCCGTTGAGTGCCGAGTTTGAGCTTGGTACGACCGAAGCCGGTATACCTTCCAATGTCTTGTCGACGACGGATGATGCCGGTAGCGGTCCAGGGCCCCACTCTAATTGGGTTGCTCGGATCCCTATGAAGATAACACCCGAACTGATGGATCGTGGCAGAGAGAGATTCAACATCCATTGTGCCGTCTGCCATGGTAGGGCGGGATTTGGAAACGGGCTTGCGTCGCAGAGGGCTTTGGAGTTGGAGCAAGGGACATGGGTTCCTCCTACGTCGATTCATGCAGATTACATTCGCGAAATGCCGGACGGTCAAATCTATAACACGATCACCAACGGCGTTCGAAAGATGCCTGCCTATGGCCATCAGATTCCCCCCAGCGATCGCTGGGCGATCGTGCTTTACCTTCGGGCTCTGCAAAGAAGCCAGCGAGCCTCGTTACAGGATGTTCCCGAGTCATTTCGGGCGACTTTGAGAGAGATGAAGTAG